The genome window GATGAGCGCTCACGACCAGCAGCAACGCAATGGCCACCTGGTGATCATCGGCGGCGGCGAAGACCGCAAGCACGACAAGGAGATCCTGTCGCGTTTCGTCGAGCTCTGCGGCGGCGCCGACGCGCGCATCGTCGTCATCACTGCCGCCAGCCAGATCGCGACCGAGATGTGGCAGATCTATGACCGCGCCTTCCGCGAGCTCGGCGTCAGCCGCCACAGCCACCTGGAACTGAGCAGCCGCCAGGACGCCAACAGCGAGGAATTCGTGCGCCAGGTCGCCGAGAGCGACGGCATCTTCATGACCGGCGGCGACCAGAAGCGCCTGCTGGCCCTGATCGGCGGCACCGCCCTCGACGCCGAGATGCACGTGGCGCTCAAGCTGCGCGGGGCGACCATCGGCGGCACCAGCGCGGGGGCCTCGGCGATGTCGGGCCACATGCTGGCCCAGGGTCGCGCCGAGCCGCGCCCCGAGAAGGGTTCGGTCAGCCTGGGCGCCGGCCTGGGCTTCCTGCATCGCGTCGTCATCGACCAGCATTTCTCCGAGCGCCAGCGCCTGGCGCGCCTGCTGTCGGTGGTGTCCCAGAACCCCTACCTGCAGGGCATCGGCATCGACGAGGACACCGCCCTCATCGTCGAGCGCGGCGTCGGCATCGAGGTGGTGGGCGAAGGGGCCGTCACCATCGTCGACGGCCGCACGATGATCACCAACGTCGCCGACATCGCCGGCGGCGACACGCCCGAACTGATCGACGTGCGCCTGCACCTGCTGCCGGCGGGCAGCAAATACCAGCTTCCCGGCGCCGACCCAGCGCAGGGCAAGCGCCTGCCCGCGCCGCTGCTGGACTTCCTGGAAAACGTCACCAAACGGAACCCGATCTCATGAGAATCAAGGAAAAACGGGTGCTGCGCGGGCCCAATCTGTACGCCGACAGCCCCTGCGTGATGGCGGTGGTGGAGAACCCGGGGCCGAAGGCGCCGGGCTTCGCCGCCCGCCTGCTCGAGCTCCTGCCGGCCCTGCCGGCCGAGGCGGCCGTGCGCCTGGCCGAGGACGCCCTGCTGGTCGACGCCCTGGAACCGGTGGCGATGGAACTGCAGCGCCTGGCCGGCGCGCCGGGCGCCTGTTCGGCCACCCTCCCCGTGACGGGCGAGCCTGCGCGCCGCCGCGTGGTGTGCGGCTACGCCACGCAGCAGGTTGCCGAGGAAGCCCTGAACGCCGCCATCGCGCTGCTGGCTGGCGTCGCGGCCGGCCGCGCGCCGGACTTGCGCCAGCTCGTCGCCGGGCTGCGCGAGACCGCCCAGCGCTACGCGATCGGCACCAGCACCGGCGCCGTGGTGGCCGCCGCGCAGCGGCGAGGCATCCCCGCCCTGCGACTGCTGGACGAGGCCAACCTGTTCCAGCTCGGCTGGGGCAGCCGCCAGAAGCGCCTGCAGGCCACCATCACCGGCGCCACCAATTCGATCGCGGTGGGCATCGCCAGCGACAAGCAGTTGACCAAGACCCTGCTCGACCAGGCCGGCGTGCCGGTGCCGGCGGGCGACACCGTCACCACCCTGGAAGCGGCCCAGCGCGTCGCGCGCCGCCTGCGCGGCCCGGTCACGATCAAGCCGCTCGACGGCAACCAGGGCAAGGGCGTCACCGTCAACTGCGCCACGCCCGAGGAGGTGGAGCGCGCCTTCCATCACGCGCGCAAGCATGGCCGCAAGCTGATCGTCGAAGAGCACCTGGTCGGGCGCGACTACCGCGTGCTGGTCACCGGCGGCAGGATCGCGGCCGCCTCCTGGCGCCGTCCGCCCAGCGTCCTAGGGGACGGGGTGTCCAGCATCCGCACCCTGGTGGAGCTGGAGAACCGCAATCCGGCCCGTGGCGAAGGCCACACCAATATCCTGACGAAGATTCCGATGGACGCGCTGGCCAAGGAGACCCTGGCCAGGCAGGGACTTGACTTCGACACCGTGCTGCCGGCCGGCGTGCAGGCCGAGTTGCGCGGCAACGCCAACCTGTCCACCGGCGGCACCGCCGAGGACGTGACCGATCTGCTGCCCGAGGAAACGCGCGAGATCTGCATCCGCGCCGCCCGCAGCATCGGCCTGGACGTCGCCGGCCTGGACATCGTGTGCCAGGACATCGCCCTGCCGCTGCGCGCGCAGAAAGGCGGCGTCATCGAGGTCAATGCGGCGCCCGGCATCCGCATGCACCAGTACCCGAGCCGAGGCACCCCGCGCGACGCCGGCGACGCCATCGTCGAGGCCATGTTCGGCGGCTGCGACGGCCGCATTCCGCTGGTGGCCGTCACCGGCACCAACGGCAAGACCACCACCAGCCTCCTGATCGGCCACACCGCGCGCACGGCCGGCCTGCGCGACGGCGTGAGCATTACCAGCGGCGTCTACGTGGGCGGCCGGCTGGTGCGCGAAGGCGACTGCACCGGTTACCGCTCGGGGCGCAGCGTGCTGGGCGACCCCGGGGTGGACTTCGCGGTGCTGGAGACCGCGCGCGGCGGCATTCTCAAGCGTGGCCTGGCCTACGACCGCTGCGACGTGGCGGTGGTGCTGAACGTCTCGGCCGATCACCTGGGCATGGACGGCATCGACACCATCGAGGAGCTGGCCAGGGTCAAGGCGGTGGTGGCCAGGCGCGCCAGCCGCGCCGTGGTGCTCAACGCCGAGGACGACTGCTGCGTCAGGATGGCGGCCGAACTGGCCGAGGGCGTGGAAGTGATCTACTTCGCCCTCGACCCCGAGGACCCGGTGCTGCTGCGCCACGTCGGGAGCGGCGGGCGCGCGGTCTACCTGCAGGACAGCGTCATGGTGCTGGCCAACGGCCTGCGCCACGAGGCCCTGATGGACGTGCGCGACATGCCGGTCTCGCTGGGCGGCTGCGCGCGCTACAACATCGCCAATGCGATGGCCGCAGCGGCGGCGCTGACCGCCTGCGGCTTCGGCAAGGCCGAGATCGAGGACGGGCTGCGCAGCTTCGTCTCGGACAGCAGGCACAATCCGCTGCGCGCCAACGTGTTCGACGTCGACGGCGTGACGGTGATCGTCGACTACGCGCACAACCCGGCGGCCTACGCGGCCCTGGCCGAGACCGCGCGCGCCATGACGGCGGGACGCCTGGTGGGCGTGGTGGCGGCCCCGGGCGACCGGCGCGACGCCGACCTGGTGGACGTGGGGCAGACTTGCGCCGCCGGCTTCGACGAGCTGGTGATCTACGAGACCGACCGGCGCGGACGCGCCGAGGGCGAGATCGCGGCCCTGATGGCGCGCGGGGCGCGCCTGGGCCGGATCGACGCCGACCTCTTGAAGATCGAGCTCGACGTGCACCGCGCGATCCGGCTCGGCCTGAGCCTGTGCCAGCCGGGCGACGTGCTGGTGTTCGGCTGCGGCTCCTCGATTTCCGACCTGACCGAGGCCCTGCGCCCGACCAGGCCCGATATCGCGCGCCGGATCGAGGCCGAAGCGACCGCGGGCGCCTGAATTATCCCCTGCAGAAAGCATCGTCCCCGCTCATGGCGGGGACGATGCTTTGTTTCGATCAGGCCGACAACCTACACCTGGGCCGCGATCTCGTCCGCGCACTCCGGGTCCATCACCCGCACCGCCTCGATGAAGACGTCGAGCGAGGCCC of Massilia sp. KIM contains these proteins:
- a CDS encoding cyanophycinase, which encodes MSAHDQQQRNGHLVIIGGGEDRKHDKEILSRFVELCGGADARIVVITAASQIATEMWQIYDRAFRELGVSRHSHLELSSRQDANSEEFVRQVAESDGIFMTGGDQKRLLALIGGTALDAEMHVALKLRGATIGGTSAGASAMSGHMLAQGRAEPRPEKGSVSLGAGLGFLHRVVIDQHFSERQRLARLLSVVSQNPYLQGIGIDEDTALIVERGVGIEVVGEGAVTIVDGRTMITNVADIAGGDTPELIDVRLHLLPAGSKYQLPGADPAQGKRLPAPLLDFLENVTKRNPIS
- the cphA gene encoding cyanophycin synthetase, with protein sequence MRIKEKRVLRGPNLYADSPCVMAVVENPGPKAPGFAARLLELLPALPAEAAVRLAEDALLVDALEPVAMELQRLAGAPGACSATLPVTGEPARRRVVCGYATQQVAEEALNAAIALLAGVAAGRAPDLRQLVAGLRETAQRYAIGTSTGAVVAAAQRRGIPALRLLDEANLFQLGWGSRQKRLQATITGATNSIAVGIASDKQLTKTLLDQAGVPVPAGDTVTTLEAAQRVARRLRGPVTIKPLDGNQGKGVTVNCATPEEVERAFHHARKHGRKLIVEEHLVGRDYRVLVTGGRIAAASWRRPPSVLGDGVSSIRTLVELENRNPARGEGHTNILTKIPMDALAKETLARQGLDFDTVLPAGVQAELRGNANLSTGGTAEDVTDLLPEETREICIRAARSIGLDVAGLDIVCQDIALPLRAQKGGVIEVNAAPGIRMHQYPSRGTPRDAGDAIVEAMFGGCDGRIPLVAVTGTNGKTTTSLLIGHTARTAGLRDGVSITSGVYVGGRLVREGDCTGYRSGRSVLGDPGVDFAVLETARGGILKRGLAYDRCDVAVVLNVSADHLGMDGIDTIEELARVKAVVARRASRAVVLNAEDDCCVRMAAELAEGVEVIYFALDPEDPVLLRHVGSGGRAVYLQDSVMVLANGLRHEALMDVRDMPVSLGGCARYNIANAMAAAAALTACGFGKAEIEDGLRSFVSDSRHNPLRANVFDVDGVTVIVDYAHNPAAYAALAETARAMTAGRLVGVVAAPGDRRDADLVDVGQTCAAGFDELVIYETDRRGRAEGEIAALMARGARLGRIDADLLKIELDVHRAIRLGLSLCQPGDVLVFGCGSSISDLTEALRPTRPDIARRIEAEATAGA